The Corynebacterium jeddahense genome has a window encoding:
- the dxr gene encoding 1-deoxy-D-xylulose-5-phosphate reductoisomerase — MSSNFRTTCRETCHNGSVKNVLILGSTGSIGTQAVEVIRDNRDQFNVVGLATGGNNPDVVIEQALEFGLSADQIAVRNIEGAKAVSKALGGYVITGDTCASALVDSQPADIVLNALVGSAGLPATLETLKNGTTLALANKESLVAGGRIVLDAAAPGQIVPVDSEHSAMAQALRCGRSGEVARYVLTASGGPFRGKTRDELMDVTPDQAVAHPTWSMGTMNSLNSATMVNKGLELIEASLLFDVDPDLIDVTVHPQSVVHSMVTFTDGATIAQASPPSMKLPISLALGWPDRVAGAQEALDFTQAFEWSFEPLDDDAFPAVKLARQATKQGDPYPAIYNAANEAATDAFFAGRIRFPQIVDLIAEVLDGAGSYATTPGDVYDIMRIEARAREQVGNAVARLERA, encoded by the coding sequence ATGAGTTCAAACTTTCGCACCACGTGCCGCGAAACATGCCACAATGGCAGCGTGAAGAATGTACTGATTCTCGGTTCCACCGGTTCCATCGGCACGCAGGCGGTCGAGGTGATCCGGGACAACCGCGACCAGTTCAACGTCGTCGGCCTGGCGACGGGCGGCAACAACCCCGACGTCGTCATCGAGCAGGCCCTCGAGTTCGGGCTGAGCGCGGATCAGATCGCCGTGCGCAACATCGAGGGCGCGAAAGCGGTGTCGAAGGCGCTCGGCGGCTACGTCATCACCGGCGACACGTGCGCGTCCGCGCTCGTGGATTCCCAGCCGGCGGACATTGTCCTCAACGCGCTCGTCGGCTCGGCCGGGCTGCCCGCCACGCTGGAGACGCTCAAGAACGGCACGACGCTCGCGCTCGCGAACAAGGAGTCCCTCGTCGCGGGCGGGCGCATCGTCCTCGACGCTGCGGCGCCGGGGCAGATCGTGCCGGTGGATTCGGAGCACTCCGCGATGGCGCAGGCGCTGCGCTGCGGCCGCAGCGGCGAGGTGGCGCGCTACGTGCTCACCGCTTCCGGCGGGCCGTTCCGCGGCAAGACGCGCGACGAGCTCATGGACGTCACCCCGGACCAGGCTGTGGCCCACCCGACGTGGTCCATGGGCACGATGAATTCACTCAACTCCGCGACGATGGTGAACAAGGGCCTGGAACTCATCGAGGCCTCGCTGCTGTTCGACGTGGACCCGGACCTCATCGACGTCACGGTGCACCCGCAGTCCGTCGTCCACTCCATGGTGACGTTCACGGACGGCGCCACCATCGCGCAGGCCTCCCCGCCGTCGATGAAGCTGCCCATCTCGCTCGCGCTCGGCTGGCCCGACCGCGTCGCCGGGGCGCAGGAGGCGCTCGACTTCACCCAGGCCTTCGAGTGGAGCTTCGAACCGCTTGACGACGACGCCTTCCCCGCCGTCAAACTCGCCCGCCAGGCCACGAAGCAGGGCGACCCGTACCCCGCGATCTACAACGCGGCGAACGAGGCGGCCACCGACGCGTTCTTCGCCGGGCGGATCCGCTTCCCGCAGATCGTGGACCTCATCGCCGAGGTGCTCGACGGCGCGGGCAGCTACGCCACCACGCCGGGCGACGTCTACGACATCATGCGCATCGAGGCCCGCGCCCGCGAGCAGGTGGGCAACGCCGTCGCGCGCCTCGAGCGCGCGTAG
- the pyrH gene encoding UMP kinase has product MLKLGGEMFGGGKVGIDPDVVESVARQIADVARGGTEVAVVIGGGNFFRGAELQQRGMDRARSDYMGMLGTVMNCLALQDFLQQMGVDCRVQTAINMAQISEPYLPLRAARHLEKGRVVIFGAGMGMPYFSTDTTAAQRALEIGCEVLLMAKAVDGVYDSDPRTNPDAKLYSEISPREVIEHGLKVADATAFSLCMDNNMPILVFNLLKEGNIARAVAGEQVGTLVA; this is encoded by the coding sequence ATGCTGAAGCTGGGCGGTGAGATGTTCGGCGGCGGGAAGGTTGGCATCGACCCGGACGTGGTGGAGTCCGTCGCCCGCCAGATCGCGGACGTCGCCCGCGGCGGAACCGAGGTGGCTGTGGTGATCGGCGGCGGCAACTTCTTCCGCGGTGCCGAGCTGCAGCAGCGCGGCATGGATCGCGCGCGCTCGGATTACATGGGCATGCTGGGCACGGTGATGAACTGCCTGGCGCTGCAGGACTTCCTCCAGCAGATGGGCGTGGATTGCCGCGTGCAGACCGCGATCAACATGGCCCAGATCTCGGAGCCGTACCTGCCGCTGCGCGCCGCGCGCCACCTGGAGAAGGGCCGCGTGGTCATCTTCGGCGCCGGCATGGGCATGCCGTACTTCTCCACGGACACCACGGCGGCACAGCGCGCGCTCGAGATCGGCTGCGAGGTGCTGCTCATGGCGAAGGCCGTCGACGGCGTGTACGACTCGGATCCGCGCACGAACCCGGACGCGAAGCTCTACTCCGAGATCTCGCCGCGCGAGGTCATCGAGCACGGCCTCAAGGTTGCCGACGCCACCGCGTTCAGCCTCTGCATGGACAACAACATGCCGATCCTCGTGTTCAACCTGCTCAAGGAGGGCAACATCGCCCGCGCCGTCGCTGGCGAGCAGGTGGGCACCCTCGTCGCCTAG
- a CDS encoding phosphatidate cytidylyltransferase produces the protein MPAAITTGVVLGALVIAAVMVGPVAWYPLVAVAVALAMWEVMTRLREGGYQQPRTLMIILGQAMLWLSVPYGTTGLVAGFAFTVLVVMFWGMFHQGRHNRPENYLRDTAVAIFVLAWIPLFGTFAAMISVISEGGVDGSRFIVAFMLCVVANDVGGYAAGVMFGSHPMAPAVSPNKSWEGFGGSLTAGVITGILVVALLIDGPWWMGVVLGIALVLCATMGDLVESQFKRELGIKDMSNLLPGHGGIMDRLDGMLPAAAVTYILLTSTALMNGA, from the coding sequence CTGCCCGCGGCGATTACGACCGGCGTGGTGCTCGGCGCGCTCGTCATCGCCGCCGTCATGGTCGGCCCGGTGGCCTGGTACCCCCTCGTCGCCGTCGCGGTCGCGCTCGCGATGTGGGAGGTGATGACGCGCCTGCGGGAGGGCGGCTACCAGCAGCCCCGCACGCTCATGATCATCCTCGGCCAGGCGATGCTGTGGCTGTCCGTCCCGTACGGCACCACCGGCCTCGTCGCCGGCTTCGCGTTCACCGTGCTCGTGGTCATGTTCTGGGGCATGTTCCACCAGGGCCGCCACAACCGCCCCGAGAACTACCTGCGCGACACTGCCGTCGCCATCTTCGTGCTCGCCTGGATCCCGCTGTTCGGTACGTTCGCCGCGATGATCTCCGTGATCAGCGAGGGCGGCGTCGACGGCTCCCGCTTCATCGTCGCGTTCATGCTCTGCGTCGTGGCCAACGACGTCGGCGGCTACGCGGCGGGCGTGATGTTCGGCTCGCACCCGATGGCACCCGCCGTGAGCCCGAACAAGTCGTGGGAGGGCTTCGGGGGCTCGCTCACCGCCGGCGTGATCACGGGCATCCTCGTTGTCGCACTGCTTATCGACGGCCCATGGTGGATGGGCGTCGTCCTCGGCATTGCGCTCGTGCTCTGTGCGACGATGGGCGACCTCGTGGAAAGCCAATTCAAGCGCGAACTCGGCATCAAGGACATGTCGAACCTGCTGCCGGGCCACGGCGGGATCATGGACCGCCTCGACGGCATGTTGCCCGCGGCGGCGGTGACCTACATCCTGCTCACCTCCACGGCGCTCATGAACGGCGCGTAA
- the tsf gene encoding translation elongation factor Ts, translated as MANYTAADVKKLRETTGSGMLDCKKALEETDGDFEKAVENLRIKGAKDVGKRAERNALEGLVAVSGNTIVEINSETDFVAKNQEFKDVADQIAQAAAAVKANSQEELANADVNGEAAHDVLERLSAKIGEKLELRRAATLEGDNVEVYLHQKAADLPPAVGVLVAYTGDNAEAAHQVALQIAAMKARYLNQDAVPAEVIEKERAVQEEITRNEGKPEAAIEKIVEGRMGGFFKDVVLLDQPSLADSKKTVKQFADENGIEVTDFVRFEVGQA; from the coding sequence ATGGCGAACTACACTGCTGCTGACGTCAAGAAGCTCCGCGAGACCACCGGCTCCGGCATGCTCGACTGCAAGAAGGCGCTCGAGGAGACCGACGGCGACTTCGAGAAGGCCGTCGAGAACCTCCGCATCAAGGGCGCGAAGGACGTGGGCAAGCGCGCCGAGCGCAACGCGCTCGAGGGCCTCGTCGCCGTCTCCGGCAACACGATCGTGGAGATCAACTCCGAGACCGACTTCGTGGCCAAGAACCAGGAGTTCAAGGACGTTGCGGACCAGATCGCCCAGGCCGCCGCGGCCGTGAAGGCGAACTCCCAGGAGGAGCTGGCCAACGCCGACGTCAACGGCGAGGCCGCGCACGACGTGCTCGAGCGCCTCTCCGCGAAGATCGGCGAGAAGCTGGAGCTGCGCCGCGCCGCAACCCTCGAGGGCGACAACGTCGAGGTCTACCTGCACCAGAAGGCCGCCGACCTCCCGCCGGCCGTCGGCGTGCTCGTCGCCTACACCGGTGACAACGCCGAGGCCGCGCACCAGGTCGCGCTGCAGATCGCCGCGATGAAGGCCCGCTACCTCAACCAGGACGCCGTGCCGGCCGAGGTCATCGAGAAGGAGCGCGCGGTCCAGGAGGAGATCACCCGCAACGAGGGCAAGCCCGAGGCTGCCATCGAGAAGATCGTCGAAGGCCGCATGGGCGGCTTCTTCAAGGACGTCGTGCTCCTCGACCAGCCGTCGCTCGCGGACTCCAAGAAGACCGTGAAGCAGTTCGCTGACGAGAACGGCATCGAGGTCACCGACTTCGTCCGCTTCGAGGTCGGCCAGGCGTAA
- the ispG gene encoding flavodoxin-dependent (E)-4-hydroxy-3-methylbut-2-enyl-diphosphate synthase — protein MNTPIGLGMPEGPAPTLAPRRKTRQLMVGGVGVGSDHPITVQSMTTTKTHDINATLQQIAQLATAGCDIVRVACPKTVDAEALPAIAAKSPIPVIADIHFQPKYIFAAIDAGCAAVRVNPGNIKEFDGRVKEVAQAAGDAGIPIRIGVNGGSLDKRLLEKYGKATPEALVESAIYEAGLFEEYGFGDIAISVKHSDPVLMVEAYRQLAEKTDYPLHLGVTEAGPKFMGTIKSSVAFGALLAEGIGDTIRVSLSADPVEEIKVGDQILQSLNLRPRKLEIVSCPSCGRAQVDVYKLAEEVTAGLEGMEFPLRVAVMGCVVNGPGEARDADLGVASGNGKGQIFVKGEVVETVPESKIVETLIAHALRIAEEEGLEEVAGAKAEVKVTR, from the coding sequence ATGAACACCCCCATCGGATTAGGCATGCCAGAAGGCCCGGCTCCGACCCTGGCCCCGCGTCGCAAGACCCGCCAGCTGATGGTTGGGGGTGTGGGCGTCGGCTCCGATCACCCGATCACCGTGCAGTCGATGACCACGACGAAGACGCACGACATCAACGCCACGCTGCAGCAGATCGCGCAGCTGGCCACCGCGGGCTGCGACATCGTGCGCGTGGCTTGCCCGAAAACCGTCGACGCGGAGGCGCTGCCGGCCATCGCCGCGAAGTCGCCGATCCCGGTCATCGCGGACATCCACTTCCAGCCGAAGTACATCTTCGCCGCCATCGACGCCGGCTGCGCTGCGGTGCGCGTGAACCCGGGCAACATCAAGGAGTTCGACGGGCGCGTGAAAGAGGTGGCGCAGGCGGCCGGCGACGCGGGCATCCCGATCCGCATCGGCGTCAACGGCGGATCCCTGGACAAGCGCCTGCTGGAGAAGTACGGCAAGGCCACCCCGGAAGCGCTCGTCGAGTCCGCGATCTACGAGGCCGGCCTGTTCGAGGAGTATGGATTCGGCGACATTGCGATCTCGGTGAAGCACTCCGACCCGGTGCTCATGGTGGAGGCCTACCGCCAGCTCGCGGAGAAGACGGACTACCCGCTGCACCTCGGCGTCACCGAGGCGGGCCCGAAGTTCATGGGCACCATCAAGTCCTCCGTCGCGTTCGGCGCCCTGCTCGCCGAGGGCATCGGCGACACCATCCGCGTCTCGCTGTCTGCGGACCCGGTGGAGGAGATCAAGGTGGGCGACCAGATCCTGCAGTCGCTCAACCTGCGCCCCCGCAAGCTCGAGATCGTCTCCTGCCCGTCGTGCGGCCGCGCCCAGGTGGACGTGTACAAGCTCGCCGAAGAGGTCACCGCCGGCCTCGAGGGCATGGAGTTCCCGCTGCGCGTCGCCGTGATGGGCTGCGTGGTCAACGGCCCGGGCGAGGCGCGCGACGCGGACCTCGGCGTGGCCTCGGGCAACGGCAAGGGCCAGATCTTTGTCAAGGGCGAGGTCGTGGAGACGGTGCCGGAATCCAAGATCGTGGAAACGCTCATCGCCCACGCCCTGCGCATCGCCGAGGAGGAGGGCCTCGAGGAGGTCGCCGGCGCGAAGGCCGAGGTCAAGGTCACGCGCTAG
- the frr gene encoding ribosome recycling factor has product MIDDVLLDAEERMTHSVDHTREELSTIRTGRANPAMFNGVMADFYGAPTPITQMATISVPEPRMLLIKPYDMSTMGEIENAIRNSDLGVNPTDDGQVIRVSVPQLTEERRRDLVKQAKQKGEEGKIAIRNVRRSGMDALKKIQKDGDAGEDEVATAEKSLDKTTQTYVAQIDDIVQRKEAELLEV; this is encoded by the coding sequence ATGATTGATGACGTTTTGCTGGACGCCGAGGAGCGCATGACCCACTCGGTGGACCACACCCGCGAGGAGCTTTCCACCATCCGAACCGGCCGTGCGAACCCGGCCATGTTCAACGGTGTGATGGCGGACTTCTACGGCGCGCCGACCCCGATCACCCAGATGGCCACCATCTCGGTGCCGGAGCCGCGCATGCTGCTGATCAAGCCCTACGACATGTCCACCATGGGCGAGATCGAGAACGCCATCCGCAACTCCGATCTCGGCGTGAACCCGACGGACGACGGCCAGGTCATCCGCGTCTCCGTGCCGCAGCTCACGGAGGAGCGCCGCCGTGACCTGGTCAAGCAGGCGAAGCAGAAGGGCGAGGAGGGAAAGATCGCCATCCGCAACGTGCGCCGCTCCGGGATGGACGCGCTGAAGAAGATCCAGAAGGACGGCGACGCCGGCGAGGACGAGGTCGCCACCGCCGAGAAGTCGCTGGACAAGACGACCCAGACGTACGTCGCGCAGATCGACGACATCGTGCAGCGCAAGGAAGCCGAGCTGCTGGAGGTCTAA
- a CDS encoding DUF2631 domain-containing protein — translation MAHANETAPQVYNGVSEADVPSARFGWSALSDRTIQTAGWISVLVLVAYNFGNHQGHVETIWLIALAVLIALGLILQATKPKLHQVRTVTSHNQPAGHVEPDWIYNQATLSGDVYENLTDSQLRSLNIEPARVAHLRSAHREDRVIERNEETHVVDPAPVRETVEVVEVDAATGKHERM, via the coding sequence GTGGCTCACGCGAATGAAACAGCACCCCAGGTGTACAACGGTGTGTCCGAGGCGGACGTGCCGTCGGCCCGCTTCGGCTGGAGCGCGCTGTCCGACCGCACCATCCAGACCGCCGGGTGGATCTCCGTGCTGGTGCTCGTCGCCTACAACTTCGGCAACCACCAGGGCCACGTGGAGACGATCTGGCTTATCGCGCTGGCCGTCCTCATCGCCCTCGGCCTCATCCTCCAGGCGACGAAGCCGAAGCTGCACCAGGTGCGCACCGTGACCTCCCACAACCAGCCGGCCGGCCACGTCGAGCCGGACTGGATCTACAACCAGGCCACGCTCTCTGGCGACGTGTACGAGAACCTCACCGACTCCCAGCTGCGCTCCCTCAACATCGAGCCGGCCCGCGTCGCGCACCTGCGCTCGGCGCACCGCGAGGACCGCGTCATCGAGCGCAACGAGGAGACCCACGTTGTCGACCCGGCTCCGGTCCGCGAGACCGTCGAGGTGGTCGAGGTCGACGCCGCCACCGGCAAGCACGAGCGCATGTAA
- the rlmN gene encoding 23S rRNA (adenine(2503)-C(2))-methyltransferase RlmN, whose protein sequence is MSDFPQIQLLAPKRGMPPKHFADLTKDERIAALKDLGLPKFRADQIARHYYGKFEADPLTMTDLPEHQRQTVKDALFPTLLTPVRTVETDDGDTTKTLWRLHDGILLESVLMRYPGRATLCISSQAGCGMACPFCATGQGGLDRNLSTAEIVDQVRAAAAMMQAEGSRLSNVVFMGMGEPLANYNRVVAAVRQITQPAPDGFGISQRNVTVSTVGLAPQIRRLGDEGLSCTLAVSLHTPDDELRDELVPMNNRFAVAEVLDAARYYADQTGRRVSIEYALIRDMNDQNFRADMLGKKLHAALGSLVHVNVIPLNPTPGSKWDASPKARQDEFVRRVAAQGVPCTVRDTKGQEIAAACGQLAADEKAG, encoded by the coding sequence ATGAGCGACTTCCCCCAGATCCAACTCCTCGCGCCCAAGCGCGGGATGCCGCCGAAGCACTTCGCGGACCTGACCAAGGACGAGCGCATCGCCGCGCTCAAAGACCTCGGCCTGCCCAAGTTCCGCGCGGACCAGATCGCGCGCCACTACTACGGCAAGTTCGAGGCGGACCCGCTGACCATGACGGATCTGCCCGAGCACCAGCGCCAAACGGTCAAGGACGCGCTGTTTCCCACGCTGCTCACCCCGGTGCGCACGGTGGAGACCGACGACGGCGACACGACGAAGACGCTGTGGCGCCTCCACGACGGCATCCTGCTCGAGTCGGTGCTCATGCGCTACCCCGGGCGCGCGACGCTGTGCATCTCCTCCCAGGCCGGCTGCGGCATGGCCTGCCCGTTTTGCGCCACCGGCCAGGGCGGCCTGGACCGCAACCTGTCTACCGCGGAGATCGTGGACCAGGTGCGCGCGGCGGCGGCGATGATGCAGGCGGAGGGTTCGCGCCTGTCCAACGTCGTGTTCATGGGTATGGGCGAGCCGTTGGCGAACTACAACCGCGTGGTCGCCGCGGTGCGCCAGATCACCCAGCCCGCGCCGGACGGCTTCGGCATCTCGCAGCGCAACGTCACCGTCTCCACGGTCGGGCTCGCTCCGCAGATTCGCCGCCTCGGCGACGAGGGTCTGTCGTGCACCCTCGCCGTGAGCCTGCACACGCCTGACGACGAACTGCGCGACGAGCTCGTCCCCATGAACAACCGCTTCGCCGTCGCCGAGGTGCTCGACGCCGCCCGCTACTACGCGGACCAGACGGGCCGGCGCGTCTCCATCGAGTACGCGCTCATCCGCGACATGAACGACCAGAACTTCCGCGCCGACATGCTGGGCAAGAAGCTCCACGCCGCGCTCGGCTCGCTCGTCCACGTCAACGTCATCCCGCTCAACCCGACGCCGGGCTCGAAGTGGGACGCCTCCCCGAAGGCGCGCCAGGACGAGTTCGTGCGCCGCGTCGCCGCCCAGGGCGTGCCGTGCACGGTGCGCGACACGAAGGGGCAGGAGATTGCGGCCGCCTGCGGCCAGCTCGCCGCGGACGAAAAGGCGGGGTAG
- a CDS encoding amidase family protein — MLHPAFTSAATPGGADDGAPAAPQRRGRLAGWQIPVKDGTDVAGLPTTHGNPARTTHPTETDPFVEALLRAGATVPDKTLTSELGATCYAERPGVPVLESPAYPECTPGGSSTGAAVVVADGTCRAAHGTDAGGSVRVPAAACEVVGLKLAGRQLPAHGFLTRGVKDLFTLTGWPAGGRARRPVRIGVLTRGVFADPPVQDRRGAIVETLAALLPYDVVELAPYRESRETYAHFSVAIKAGFRNVDPLDSDYIGWLVEESHRLAPGALEAAAAHKRALPGLLAAQWGVDAVLSPTLAFDPPPLGYFPSLSPAESFEAQTQWSPWCSLFNVLGTPAIALGGVHLGSLTLTGPELLRVARDVEALLAGVAAG; from the coding sequence ATGCTGCACCCCGCGTTCACGTCCGCCGCAACGCCCGGCGGCGCGGACGACGGCGCGCCCGCTGCACCGCAGCGTCGCGGGCGCCTCGCCGGGTGGCAGATCCCGGTGAAGGACGGCACCGACGTCGCGGGCCTGCCCACCACCCACGGCAACCCCGCGCGCACGACGCATCCCACCGAGACCGACCCGTTCGTCGAGGCGCTGCTCCGCGCCGGTGCCACCGTCCCCGACAAAACCCTCACCTCGGAGCTCGGGGCCACGTGCTACGCGGAACGCCCCGGCGTGCCGGTGCTCGAATCCCCCGCCTACCCGGAGTGTACGCCGGGCGGCTCGTCCACCGGGGCCGCGGTAGTCGTGGCGGACGGGACCTGCCGCGCGGCGCACGGCACGGACGCCGGCGGCTCGGTGCGCGTGCCCGCCGCGGCGTGCGAGGTCGTCGGGCTGAAGCTCGCGGGCCGGCAGTTGCCCGCCCACGGGTTCCTCACCAGAGGCGTCAAAGACCTGTTCACCCTTACCGGGTGGCCGGCGGGCGGGCGGGCGCGGCGGCCGGTGCGCATCGGGGTGCTCACCCGGGGCGTGTTCGCCGACCCGCCGGTGCAGGATCGGCGCGGGGCGATCGTCGAGACGCTTGCTGCCCTCCTGCCCTACGACGTGGTCGAACTCGCGCCCTACCGCGAGTCGCGCGAGACGTACGCGCACTTTTCCGTCGCGATCAAGGCGGGCTTCCGCAACGTGGACCCGCTAGACAGCGACTACATCGGCTGGCTCGTCGAGGAGTCACACCGGCTCGCGCCCGGCGCCCTCGAGGCGGCTGCGGCGCACAAGCGCGCGCTGCCGGGGCTGCTCGCAGCGCAGTGGGGCGTGGACGCGGTGCTCTCCCCCACCCTCGCGTTCGACCCGCCGCCGCTCGGCTACTTTCCGTCGCTCTCCCCCGCGGAGAGCTTCGAGGCACAGACGCAGTGGTCGCCTTGGTGCTCGCTGTTTAACGTGCTGGGCACGCCCGCGATCGCGCTCGGCGGGGTGCACCTCGGCAGCCTCACGCTCACCGGGCCGGAGCTGTTGCGCGTGGCGCGCGACGTCGAGGCGCTGCTCGCGGGCGTCGCTGCGGGCTAG
- a CDS encoding M50 family metallopeptidase — protein MTVLGILAFALAIAASIALHEAGHMFTARAFGMRVRRYFIGFGPTLWSTTKGGTEYGVAALPFGGFCDIAGMTAMDPVTPEEAPYAMVNKPAWQRIAVLAGGIVMNLLIGMVIVYFVAIFAGIPNPNADTTPRVGEVTCVADQVDAGTLADCEGEGPAGEAGVRPGDTIVAVDGAPVEQFADLREAVADKQGQSVELELLRDGAPVTVAVPVAGVERITTSGERVTVGAVGITAAPIPDAIKRYGPAEAVPATARFTGEMLRVTVEGIAAFPGKIPGVVASLFGAERDVEGPVSIIGASRTGGELAEQNQWSAFWMVLASLNFFLALFNLVPLPPLDGGHIAVVCYEKLRDAFRRIRGLPPGGPANYEKLMPLTYTMAALLLAVGVLVMAADVVNPVRIFG, from the coding sequence GTGACTGTCCTGGGCATCCTGGCGTTCGCGCTGGCCATCGCGGCGTCGATCGCGCTGCACGAGGCCGGCCACATGTTCACCGCCCGCGCGTTTGGCATGCGGGTGCGCCGCTACTTCATCGGCTTCGGCCCGACGCTGTGGTCGACGACGAAGGGCGGCACCGAGTACGGCGTCGCGGCCCTGCCGTTCGGCGGGTTCTGCGACATCGCGGGCATGACGGCGATGGATCCGGTCACCCCGGAGGAAGCGCCGTACGCGATGGTGAACAAGCCCGCCTGGCAGCGCATCGCCGTGCTCGCCGGGGGCATCGTGATGAACCTGCTCATTGGCATGGTGATCGTCTATTTTGTGGCGATCTTTGCCGGCATCCCGAACCCGAACGCGGACACGACGCCGCGGGTGGGCGAGGTCACCTGCGTGGCCGACCAGGTCGACGCGGGCACGCTCGCGGACTGCGAGGGCGAAGGACCCGCGGGGGAGGCCGGGGTGCGCCCGGGCGACACGATCGTCGCCGTCGACGGCGCGCCGGTGGAGCAGTTCGCGGACCTGCGCGAGGCGGTCGCGGACAAGCAGGGGCAGTCCGTTGAGCTCGAGCTCTTGCGCGACGGCGCCCCCGTCACCGTCGCGGTCCCCGTCGCCGGCGTGGAGCGCATTACCACCTCCGGCGAGCGGGTCACCGTCGGCGCGGTGGGCATCACCGCCGCGCCGATCCCGGACGCGATCAAGCGGTACGGCCCCGCCGAGGCCGTGCCCGCGACGGCGCGGTTCACTGGCGAGATGCTGCGCGTCACCGTCGAGGGCATTGCCGCGTTCCCCGGCAAGATCCCGGGCGTGGTCGCGTCGCTGTTCGGCGCTGAGCGCGACGTCGAGGGCCCGGTGAGCATCATCGGCGCCTCCCGCACCGGCGGCGAGCTCGCGGAGCAGAACCAGTGGTCCGCGTTCTGGATGGTGCTGGCCAGCTTGAACTTCTTCCTCGCCCTGTTCAACCTCGTGCCCCTGCCGCCGCTCGACGGCGGGCACATCGCGGTGGTGTGCTACGAGAAGCTTCGCGACGCCTTCCGGCGCATTCGCGGGCTGCCGCCGGGCGGACCGGCGAACTACGAAAAGCTCATGCCGCTGACATACACGATGGCGGCGCTGCTGCTCGCGGTGGGCGTGCTCGTGATGGCCGCGGACGTGGTCAACCCCGTCAGAATTTTTGGGTGA
- the rpsB gene encoding 30S ribosomal protein S2, with amino-acid sequence MAVVTMRELLDAGVHFGHQTRRWNPKMRRFIFTDRNGIYIIDLQQTLTYIDEAYEFVKETVAHGGTILFVGTKKQAQEPIQEEAQRVGMPYVTHRWLGGMLTNFQTVSKRIGRMKELQAMDAAEDGYAGRGKKEILMLTRERIKLERVLGGIADMTKAPSALWIVDTNKEHIAVSEAQKLRIPVVAILDTNCDPDVVDFPIPGNDDAIGAVKLLTHIVGEAVVAGKQQREERQLAAARGAAGDTDAKRQAEVSEAAAAAAVSEDVSAADAAKAAVAAEAAAPQVVEAVEQPAAVRAAEQAADQADAQATGTESAE; translated from the coding sequence ATGGCAGTTGTAACCATGCGTGAACTCCTCGACGCCGGTGTGCACTTCGGCCACCAGACGCGTCGCTGGAACCCGAAGATGCGCCGCTTCATCTTCACCGACCGCAACGGCATCTACATCATCGACCTGCAGCAGACGCTGACGTACATCGATGAGGCGTACGAGTTTGTCAAGGAGACCGTCGCGCACGGCGGCACCATCCTGTTCGTGGGCACGAAGAAGCAGGCCCAGGAACCGATCCAGGAAGAGGCGCAGCGCGTCGGCATGCCGTACGTGACGCACCGCTGGCTGGGCGGCATGCTCACCAACTTCCAGACCGTGTCCAAGCGCATCGGTCGCATGAAGGAACTGCAGGCCATGGATGCAGCCGAGGACGGCTACGCGGGCCGCGGCAAGAAGGAAATCCTCATGCTCACCCGCGAGCGCATCAAGCTCGAGCGCGTGCTGGGCGGCATCGCGGACATGACCAAGGCGCCGTCCGCGCTGTGGATCGTGGACACGAACAAGGAGCACATCGCCGTCTCCGAGGCTCAGAAGCTGCGCATCCCCGTCGTGGCCATCCTGGACACCAACTGCGACCCAGACGTTGTCGACTTCCCGATCCCGGGCAACGACGACGCCATCGGCGCCGTGAAGCTGCTCACCCACATCGTGGGCGAGGCTGTCGTGGCCGGCAAGCAGCAGCGCGAGGAGCGCCAGCTCGCCGCCGCGCGCGGCGCCGCCGGTGACACCGACGCGAAGCGCCAGGCCGAGGTCTCCGAGGCTGCGGCTGCCGCCGCGGTGTCCGAGGATGTCTCCGCCGCCGACGCCGCCAAGGCCGCCGTCGCCGCCGAGGCTGCGGCGCCGCAGGTGGTCGAGGCGGTCGAGCAGCCGGCAGCCGTCCGTGCCGCCGAGCAGGCTGCGGACCAGGCTGACGCCCAGGCAACCGGCACCGAGTCCGCCGAGTAA